Proteins encoded together in one Epinephelus lanceolatus isolate andai-2023 chromosome 4, ASM4190304v1, whole genome shotgun sequence window:
- the eif4g1b gene encoding eukaryotic translation initiation factor 4 gamma 1 isoform X1, producing the protein MNKAPQPITGPPSNPHPAPSPGLSQPSFPPGQPPSVVFATPPPQMNPTPQARQFAPGPRPIHQQGSFRSLQPYYANRASLPPSSGPRGVPPSSGPRPVTPTHVYQPGPGSQMMMIPGQQLPFPSSPQGPAYFIPGQYRSATYVATPQQYPVPAGTPGFYPGTSPAEYGTYAGAYYPAQPQFTPSVQAAPVIMNPAPQQQQPPPQPPQHIHTKRERKQIRIRDPNQGGRDITEEIMSGGRSGSTPTPPQSAISGSESTAVVQANGESVTAAATSAVVRPDDRGKPTPPPLSKTPELAKGDHIPTEATSSDTNTKPPTPPLLSEAEDVPLNTSPTPAPSAPVADVMDAPPPPREPTPPLPSAPEVPAYPAPLPDPVPTSAAQDKTDKKFTEAKEEEEVKEEEAEAEEAAASLDTPLAPPSTTNGVAEVEPERLSVHLPPSHLDAPLESPIAQPEELCLPNGLPLPAPQDPEVPVACATERDDSPIAEPEINEQQVIQTCTAITQAAPTPVVQATPAPVDQPAPAPAPAPAPAPAPAPAPAVQEIPADPVVQAAPAQPEVQDPVPPVALDVKEDTPVPQSTAKEEKPSPAETVSIPDSAPETVPTPPPPTAEEREDTPPPQTVTPALVETTMQAAVSVPKKKRKMKDLNKKEAVGDLLDAFKEEQVVTPPEPEPAPAPAPAPETQPPAASPPAPEEADLTWEDKEDKLDAENIQPDPKSTDTDKKYQYKEEQWKPINTEEKKQYDREFLLGFQFISASMNKPEGLPAISDVVLDKANKTPLRQLDPSRLTGMNCGPDFTPSFANLGRPGMGGGGRGPPPGMGMGVGGQRRSQQMQRKEPRKIITSMSLSDDVQLNKAEKAWKPSTKKARARGAEEEDNDAENLKTQDLFKRVRSILNKLTPQKFQQLMKQVTELTIDTEERLKGVIDLTFEKAISEPDFSVAYANMCRCLMGLKVQTTDKPGATVNFRKLLLNRCQKEFEKDKDDDEIFEKKQKELEAASVAEEKQRLIDELQEAKDKARRRSLGNIKFIGELFKLKMLTEVIMHDCIVKLLKNHDEESLECLCRLLSTIGKDLDFEKAKPRMDQYFNQMEKIIKERKTSSRIRFMLQDVLDLRRNNWVPRRGDQGPKTIDQIHKDAELEEHREQMKVQQALISKKEPSGGPGGRMGGGGPGGRGGPHTPGRGAPPQDEGWNTVPISKNRPIDTSRLSKITKTPVLDFNNQLLAPGGKGTWGSWGKGSSGGTSAKPADTGAEPGGRPATSTLNRFSALQQPSSSSGSSLDSDRRVPQRNSSSRDRSDRFDRSDRGSDRFDRRDDRRDDRDRNRLQVTKRSFSRENEERSREREQRGSADPVRRVASMTDDRGSRERARSKENVKRETAATPPPPQTPTKPALTEEELNKKSTAIIEEYLHINDMKEALQCVQELSSTQLLYVFVRNGLESTLERSTIAREHMGLLLQQLIKNNILPTQQYFNGLQEILEVAEDMAIDIPHIWLYLAELITPMLHEGGIPMGELFREISKPLIPLGKAGVLLVQILTLLCKEMSHKKAGTMWREAGLRWKDFLPEDVDVNKFVTEKNVEFTLGDESEESKKKELSSAELTKQLDRLIHEKADNQRIFDWIEANLDEQQSSSNMFVRALMTCICQSAVICENPYKVDGEQIKQRAKVLQKYLKDEQKELQALYALQALMVQMEQPANLLRMFFDTLYDEDVIKEEAFYKWESSKDPAEQQGKGVALKSVTAFFTWLREAEDESDNS; encoded by the exons CACCCCAGGCTTCTACCCAGGCACCAGCCCCGCTGAATATGGTACTTATG CAGGGGCCTACTACCCCGCCCAGCCTCAGTTCACCCCCTCGGTGCAGGCGGCACCCGTCATTATGAACCCAGCCCCTCAACAGCAGCAACCACCTCCTCAGCCTCCACAGCACATCCACACCAAGCGCGAACGGAAACAG ATCAGAATAAGAGACCCTAACCAAGGAGGTCGAGATATTACAGAGGAGATTATGTCAGGGGGCCGCAGTGGCTCTACCCCAACCCCACCACAG TCAGCCATATCGGGATCAGAAAGTACAGCTGTAGTCCAGGCCAACGGTGAGAGCGTCACAGCTGCTGCTACATCAGCAGTGGTTAGACCAG ATGACAGAGGGAAACCTACGCCCCCTCCTCTGTCAAAGACCCCTGAACTTGCGAAGGGCGACCACATCCCCACAGAGGCTACCTCCTCTGACACGAACACTAAGCCCCCCACACCCCCACTACTATCAGAAGCAGAGGACGTCCCTCTCAACACTAGCCCCACTCCTGCACCCAGTGCTCCTGTTGCAGATGTAATGGatgctcctccacctccaagGGAACCCACCCCGCCCCTCCCGTCAGCGCCTGAGGTGCCTGCCTACCCCGCACCTCTCCCTGACCCTGTCCCCACATCTGCTGCACAAGACAAAACAGACAAGAAATTCacagaggcaaaggaggaggaggaggtgaaagaGGAAGAGGCTGAAGCAGAAGAGGCAGCTGCCTCTTTGGACACGCCCCTTGCACCTCCCTCCACCACTAACGGTGTGGCAGAGGTGGAGCCAGAAAGGCTGTCAGTCCACTTGCCACCCAGTCACCTGGATGCTCCCCTGGAGTCTCCCATTGCACAGCCGGAGGAGCTCTGCCTCCCCAACGGCCTGCCGCTGCCAGCCCCTCAAGACCCCGAGGTGCCCGTCGCCTGTGCAACTGAGCGTGACGACAGCCCCATCGCTGAGCCTGAGATCAATGAGCAGCAGGTCATACAGACCTGCACAGCCATCACTCAGGCAGCGCCTACACCTGTTGTCCAAGCCACACCGGCACCTGTAGATCAGCCTGcacctgctcctgctcctgctcctgcacctgcacctgctCCTGCCCCCGCACCCGCTGTTCAGGAGATTCCTGCTGATCCAGTTGTCCAGGCAGCACCTGCCCAGCCTGAAGTACAGGACCCAGTTCCTCCAGTCGCCCTGGATGTTAAAGAAGATACCCCAGTGCCCCAGTCCACCGCCAAGGAAGAGAAGCCATCTCCTGCAGAGACGGTTTCCATACCTGACAGCGCCCCAGAAACAGTGCCCACTCCTCCCCCTCCCacagcagaggagagggaggacaCCCCTCCTCCCCAGACGGTTACCCCTGCCCTTGTAGAAACTACTATGCAAG CCGCTGTGTCTGTgccaaagaaaaagaggaagatgaaggaTCTGAACAAAAAGGAGGCTGTAGGAGACCTCCTGGATGCCTTTAAAGAG GAGCAAGTCGTGACTCCCCCGGAGCCCGAGCCGGCCCCGGCCCCTGCCCCAGCGCCAGAGACCCAGCCCcctgctgcttctcctcctGCCCCAGAGGAGGCGGACCTGACCTGGGAGGACAAGGAGGACAAGCTGGATGCTGAGAACATTCAGCCAGATCCCAAGTCGACTGACACTGACAAGAAGTACCAGTACAAAGAGG AACAATGGAAGCCGATCaacacagaggagaagaaaCAATACGACAGAGAGTTTCTTCTGGGCTTCCAGTTCATCTCAGCCAGTATGAACAAGCCTGAGGGTCTGCCAGCCATCAGTGATGTTGTCCTGGACAAG GCTAATAAGACCCCTCTGCGTCAACTGGACCCCAGTCGTCTAACAGGAATGAACTGTGGCCCTGACTTTACACCCTCCTTCGCCAACCTCGGCAGGCCTGGCATGGGAGGAGGCGGCAGAGGACCG CCTCCAGGTATGGGCATGGGCGTTGGCGGTCAACGTCGCTCTCAGCAAATGCAGAGGAAAGAGCCGAGGAAAATCATCACCAGCATGTCACTCAGCGATGACGTGCAGCTGAACAAAGCAGAGAAGGCTTGGAAACCTTCAACGAAAAAGGCTCGCGCTCGcggagcagaggaagaggacaaCGATGCAGAGAACCTTAAGACCCAGGATCTGTTTAAACGGGTTCGCAGTATCCTCAACAAACTGACCCCCCAAAAGTTTCAACAGCTAATGAAACAGGTGACGGAACTGACTATTGACACTGAGGAGAGATTGAAAGGAGTCATTGATCTTACTTTCGAAAAGGCCATCTCCGAGCCAGACTTTTCGGTGGCCTATGCCAACATGTGCCGCTGCCTTATGGGG CTTAAAGTCCAAACCACAGATAAGCCGGGAGCCACTGTGAATTTCCGCAAGCTGCTACTAAATCGATGCCAGAAGGAGTTTGAGAAGGATAAAGATGACGACGAGATCTttgagaagaagcagaaggagCTGGAGGCTGCCTCAGTG GCGGAGGAGAAGCAGCGGCTCATCGATGAGCTACAAGAGGCCAAAGACAAGGCCAGGAGGCGCTCACTGGGCAACATCAAGTTCATTGGCGAGCTGTTCAAGCTTAAAATGCTCACAGAGGTCATCATGCATGACTGCATTGTAAAGCTGCTCAAAAACCACGATGAAGAGTCCCTGGAGTGCCTGTGTAGACTGTTGTCCACCATCGGCAAGGACCTAGACTTCGAGAAGGCAaag CCTCGCATGGACCAGTACTTCAATCAGatggagaaaataataaagGAGAGGAAGACCTCCTCCCGTATCCGCTTCATGCTGCAGGATGTGCTGGACCTTCGACGG AACAACTGGGTGCCCCGGCGAGGCGACCAGGGCCCCAAGACCATCGACCAGATCCACAAAGACGCTGAGCTGGAGGAGCACAGGGAGCAAATGAAGGTGCAGCAAGCCCTCATCTCCAAGAAGGAGCCCAGTGGTGGCCCTGGAGGCAGGATGGGTGGAGGAGGTCCCGGGGGTCGTGGGGGCCCTCACACCCCAGGCCGTGGAGCTCCTCCCCAGGACGAGGGCTGGAATACAGTGCCTATCTCCAAGAACCGACCTATTGACACCTCTCGCCTTAGCAAAATCACTAAG ACTCCTGTTCTTGACTTCAACAATCAGTTGCTCGCCCCAGGAGGTAAAGGTACATGGGGGAGCTGGGGTAAGGGCAGCAGCGGTGGCACCAGTGCCAAACCTGCAGATACTG GTGCAGAGCCAGGCGGCCGTCCAGCCACCAGCACACTGAACAGATTTTCAGCCTTACAGCAGCCGTCGTCCTCTTCAGGCTCGTCCCTGGACTCAGACAGACGAGTTCCTCAGAG AAACAGCTCAAGTCGAGACCGCAGCGATCGCTTCGACCGCTCTGATCGTGGCAGCGACCGTTTTGACAGACGGGACGACCGGCGGGACGACCGTGACCGAAATCGGCTGCAGGTCACCAAGCGCAGCTTCAGCCGGGAGAACGAAGAGCGGAGCCGGGAGAGAGAGCAACGTGGGTCGGCTGATCCTGTACGCCGAGTAGCGAGCATGACGGACGACagaggcagcagagagagagccaGGAGCAAAGAGAATG TGAAACGGGAGACAGCTGccacccctccacctcctcagaCCCCCACCAAGCCTGCCTTGACCGAGGAAGAGCTGAACAAGAAGTCCACAGCCATTATCGAGGAGTACCTCCATATAAATGACATGAAG GAGGCTCTCCAGTGTGTGCAGGAGTTGAGCAGCACTCAGCTACTGTACGTGTTCGTACGAAACGGACTGGAGTCGACGCTGGAGCGCAGCACCATCGCCAGGGAGCACATGGGCCTGCTTCTGCAGCAGCTCATTAAGAACAACATCCTCCCCACACAGCAGTACTTTAATGG GCTTCAGGAAATCCTGGAGGTGGCTGAAGACATGGCGATAGACATCCCCCACATCTGGCTGTACCTGGCAGAGCTGATCACTCCCATGCTCCATGAGGGAGGCATCCCTATGGGAGAACTTTTCAG GGAGATTTCAAAGCCTTTAATTCCTCTGGGAAAAGCTGGAGTGCTGCTGGTCCAGATCCTCACTTTACTCTGCAAAGAAATG AGCCATAAAAAGGCGGGCACAATGTGGAGGGAGGCTGGCCTCCGGTGGAAAGACTTCCTCCCAGAGGATGTAGACGTCAACAAGTTTGTGACAGAAAAG AATGTGGAGTTCACACTGGGCGACGAGTCAGAGGAGAGCAAAAAGAAGGAACTGAGCTCTGCAGAGCTGACCAAACAGCTGGACAGACTGATCCATGAAAAGGCCGACAACCAGAGGATCTTTGACTGGATTGAG GCCAACCTCGACGAGCAGCAGAGCTCCTCCAACATGTTTGTCAGAGCTCTGATGACCTGCATCTGCCAGTCAGCCGTCATCT GTGAGAACCCCTACAAGGTGGACGGCGAGCAGATCAAGCAGAGGGCCAAGGTGCTGCAGAAATACCTGAAGGACGAACAGAAGGAGCTGCAGGCTCTGTATGccctgcaggccctgatggtgcaGATGGAGCAACCTGCCA ATCTCCTGCGGATGTTCTTTGACACCCTTTACGACGAGGACGTGATCAAAGAGGAGGCATTCTACAAGTGGGAGTCCAGCAAAGACCCCGCTGAGCAGCAGGGCAAGGGCGTGGCCCTCAAGTCCGTCACCGCCTTCTTCACTTGGCTCCGCGAGGCCGAGGACGAGTCGGACAACAGCTAG
- the eif4g1b gene encoding eukaryotic translation initiation factor 4 gamma 1 isoform X5 produces MGNRGSQEQQDSEAGAYYPAQPQFTPSVQAAPVIMNPAPQQQQPPPQPPQHIHTKRERKQIRIRDPNQGGRDITEEIMSGGRSGSTPTPPQSAISGSESTAVVQANGESVTAAATSAVVRPDDRGKPTPPPLSKTPELAKGDHIPTEATSSDTNTKPPTPPLLSEAEDVPLNTSPTPAPSAPVADVMDAPPPPREPTPPLPSAPEVPAYPAPLPDPVPTSAAQDKTDKKFTEAKEEEEVKEEEAEAEEAAASLDTPLAPPSTTNGVAEVEPERLSVHLPPSHLDAPLESPIAQPEELCLPNGLPLPAPQDPEVPVACATERDDSPIAEPEINEQQVIQTCTAITQAAPTPVVQATPAPVDQPAPAPAPAPAPAPAPAPAPAVQEIPADPVVQAAPAQPEVQDPVPPVALDVKEDTPVPQSTAKEEKPSPAETVSIPDSAPETVPTPPPPTAEEREDTPPPQTVTPALVETTMQAAVSVPKKKRKMKDLNKKEAVGDLLDAFKEEQVVTPPEPEPAPAPAPAPETQPPAASPPAPEEADLTWEDKEDKLDAENIQPDPKSTDTDKKYQYKEEQWKPINTEEKKQYDREFLLGFQFISASMNKPEGLPAISDVVLDKANKTPLRQLDPSRLTGMNCGPDFTPSFANLGRPGMGGGGRGPPPGMGMGVGGQRRSQQMQRKEPRKIITSMSLSDDVQLNKAEKAWKPSTKKARARGAEEEDNDAENLKTQDLFKRVRSILNKLTPQKFQQLMKQVTELTIDTEERLKGVIDLTFEKAISEPDFSVAYANMCRCLMGLKVQTTDKPGATVNFRKLLLNRCQKEFEKDKDDDEIFEKKQKELEAASVAEEKQRLIDELQEAKDKARRRSLGNIKFIGELFKLKMLTEVIMHDCIVKLLKNHDEESLECLCRLLSTIGKDLDFEKAKPRMDQYFNQMEKIIKERKTSSRIRFMLQDVLDLRRNNWVPRRGDQGPKTIDQIHKDAELEEHREQMKVQQALISKKEPSGGPGGRMGGGGPGGRGGPHTPGRGAPPQDEGWNTVPISKNRPIDTSRLSKITKTPVLDFNNQLLAPGGKGTWGSWGKGSSGGTSAKPADTGAEPGGRPATSTLNRFSALQQPSSSSGSSLDSDRRVPQRNSSSRDRSDRFDRSDRGSDRFDRRDDRRDDRDRNRLQVTKRSFSRENEERSREREQRGSADPVRRVASMTDDRGSRERARSKENVKRETAATPPPPQTPTKPALTEEELNKKSTAIIEEYLHINDMKEALQCVQELSSTQLLYVFVRNGLESTLERSTIAREHMGLLLQQLIKNNILPTQQYFNGLQEILEVAEDMAIDIPHIWLYLAELITPMLHEGGIPMGELFREISKPLIPLGKAGVLLVQILTLLCKEMSHKKAGTMWREAGLRWKDFLPEDVDVNKFVTEKNVEFTLGDESEESKKKELSSAELTKQLDRLIHEKADNQRIFDWIEANLDEQQSSSNMFVRALMTCICQSAVICENPYKVDGEQIKQRAKVLQKYLKDEQKELQALYALQALMVQMEQPANLLRMFFDTLYDEDVIKEEAFYKWESSKDPAEQQGKGVALKSVTAFFTWLREAEDESDNS; encoded by the exons ATGGGGAATCGAGGGTCTCAAGAGCAGCAGGACTCTGAGG CAGGGGCCTACTACCCCGCCCAGCCTCAGTTCACCCCCTCGGTGCAGGCGGCACCCGTCATTATGAACCCAGCCCCTCAACAGCAGCAACCACCTCCTCAGCCTCCACAGCACATCCACACCAAGCGCGAACGGAAACAG ATCAGAATAAGAGACCCTAACCAAGGAGGTCGAGATATTACAGAGGAGATTATGTCAGGGGGCCGCAGTGGCTCTACCCCAACCCCACCACAG TCAGCCATATCGGGATCAGAAAGTACAGCTGTAGTCCAGGCCAACGGTGAGAGCGTCACAGCTGCTGCTACATCAGCAGTGGTTAGACCAG ATGACAGAGGGAAACCTACGCCCCCTCCTCTGTCAAAGACCCCTGAACTTGCGAAGGGCGACCACATCCCCACAGAGGCTACCTCCTCTGACACGAACACTAAGCCCCCCACACCCCCACTACTATCAGAAGCAGAGGACGTCCCTCTCAACACTAGCCCCACTCCTGCACCCAGTGCTCCTGTTGCAGATGTAATGGatgctcctccacctccaagGGAACCCACCCCGCCCCTCCCGTCAGCGCCTGAGGTGCCTGCCTACCCCGCACCTCTCCCTGACCCTGTCCCCACATCTGCTGCACAAGACAAAACAGACAAGAAATTCacagaggcaaaggaggaggaggaggtgaaagaGGAAGAGGCTGAAGCAGAAGAGGCAGCTGCCTCTTTGGACACGCCCCTTGCACCTCCCTCCACCACTAACGGTGTGGCAGAGGTGGAGCCAGAAAGGCTGTCAGTCCACTTGCCACCCAGTCACCTGGATGCTCCCCTGGAGTCTCCCATTGCACAGCCGGAGGAGCTCTGCCTCCCCAACGGCCTGCCGCTGCCAGCCCCTCAAGACCCCGAGGTGCCCGTCGCCTGTGCAACTGAGCGTGACGACAGCCCCATCGCTGAGCCTGAGATCAATGAGCAGCAGGTCATACAGACCTGCACAGCCATCACTCAGGCAGCGCCTACACCTGTTGTCCAAGCCACACCGGCACCTGTAGATCAGCCTGcacctgctcctgctcctgctcctgcacctgcacctgctCCTGCCCCCGCACCCGCTGTTCAGGAGATTCCTGCTGATCCAGTTGTCCAGGCAGCACCTGCCCAGCCTGAAGTACAGGACCCAGTTCCTCCAGTCGCCCTGGATGTTAAAGAAGATACCCCAGTGCCCCAGTCCACCGCCAAGGAAGAGAAGCCATCTCCTGCAGAGACGGTTTCCATACCTGACAGCGCCCCAGAAACAGTGCCCACTCCTCCCCCTCCCacagcagaggagagggaggacaCCCCTCCTCCCCAGACGGTTACCCCTGCCCTTGTAGAAACTACTATGCAAG CCGCTGTGTCTGTgccaaagaaaaagaggaagatgaaggaTCTGAACAAAAAGGAGGCTGTAGGAGACCTCCTGGATGCCTTTAAAGAG GAGCAAGTCGTGACTCCCCCGGAGCCCGAGCCGGCCCCGGCCCCTGCCCCAGCGCCAGAGACCCAGCCCcctgctgcttctcctcctGCCCCAGAGGAGGCGGACCTGACCTGGGAGGACAAGGAGGACAAGCTGGATGCTGAGAACATTCAGCCAGATCCCAAGTCGACTGACACTGACAAGAAGTACCAGTACAAAGAGG AACAATGGAAGCCGATCaacacagaggagaagaaaCAATACGACAGAGAGTTTCTTCTGGGCTTCCAGTTCATCTCAGCCAGTATGAACAAGCCTGAGGGTCTGCCAGCCATCAGTGATGTTGTCCTGGACAAG GCTAATAAGACCCCTCTGCGTCAACTGGACCCCAGTCGTCTAACAGGAATGAACTGTGGCCCTGACTTTACACCCTCCTTCGCCAACCTCGGCAGGCCTGGCATGGGAGGAGGCGGCAGAGGACCG CCTCCAGGTATGGGCATGGGCGTTGGCGGTCAACGTCGCTCTCAGCAAATGCAGAGGAAAGAGCCGAGGAAAATCATCACCAGCATGTCACTCAGCGATGACGTGCAGCTGAACAAAGCAGAGAAGGCTTGGAAACCTTCAACGAAAAAGGCTCGCGCTCGcggagcagaggaagaggacaaCGATGCAGAGAACCTTAAGACCCAGGATCTGTTTAAACGGGTTCGCAGTATCCTCAACAAACTGACCCCCCAAAAGTTTCAACAGCTAATGAAACAGGTGACGGAACTGACTATTGACACTGAGGAGAGATTGAAAGGAGTCATTGATCTTACTTTCGAAAAGGCCATCTCCGAGCCAGACTTTTCGGTGGCCTATGCCAACATGTGCCGCTGCCTTATGGGG CTTAAAGTCCAAACCACAGATAAGCCGGGAGCCACTGTGAATTTCCGCAAGCTGCTACTAAATCGATGCCAGAAGGAGTTTGAGAAGGATAAAGATGACGACGAGATCTttgagaagaagcagaaggagCTGGAGGCTGCCTCAGTG GCGGAGGAGAAGCAGCGGCTCATCGATGAGCTACAAGAGGCCAAAGACAAGGCCAGGAGGCGCTCACTGGGCAACATCAAGTTCATTGGCGAGCTGTTCAAGCTTAAAATGCTCACAGAGGTCATCATGCATGACTGCATTGTAAAGCTGCTCAAAAACCACGATGAAGAGTCCCTGGAGTGCCTGTGTAGACTGTTGTCCACCATCGGCAAGGACCTAGACTTCGAGAAGGCAaag CCTCGCATGGACCAGTACTTCAATCAGatggagaaaataataaagGAGAGGAAGACCTCCTCCCGTATCCGCTTCATGCTGCAGGATGTGCTGGACCTTCGACGG AACAACTGGGTGCCCCGGCGAGGCGACCAGGGCCCCAAGACCATCGACCAGATCCACAAAGACGCTGAGCTGGAGGAGCACAGGGAGCAAATGAAGGTGCAGCAAGCCCTCATCTCCAAGAAGGAGCCCAGTGGTGGCCCTGGAGGCAGGATGGGTGGAGGAGGTCCCGGGGGTCGTGGGGGCCCTCACACCCCAGGCCGTGGAGCTCCTCCCCAGGACGAGGGCTGGAATACAGTGCCTATCTCCAAGAACCGACCTATTGACACCTCTCGCCTTAGCAAAATCACTAAG ACTCCTGTTCTTGACTTCAACAATCAGTTGCTCGCCCCAGGAGGTAAAGGTACATGGGGGAGCTGGGGTAAGGGCAGCAGCGGTGGCACCAGTGCCAAACCTGCAGATACTG GTGCAGAGCCAGGCGGCCGTCCAGCCACCAGCACACTGAACAGATTTTCAGCCTTACAGCAGCCGTCGTCCTCTTCAGGCTCGTCCCTGGACTCAGACAGACGAGTTCCTCAGAG AAACAGCTCAAGTCGAGACCGCAGCGATCGCTTCGACCGCTCTGATCGTGGCAGCGACCGTTTTGACAGACGGGACGACCGGCGGGACGACCGTGACCGAAATCGGCTGCAGGTCACCAAGCGCAGCTTCAGCCGGGAGAACGAAGAGCGGAGCCGGGAGAGAGAGCAACGTGGGTCGGCTGATCCTGTACGCCGAGTAGCGAGCATGACGGACGACagaggcagcagagagagagccaGGAGCAAAGAGAATG TGAAACGGGAGACAGCTGccacccctccacctcctcagaCCCCCACCAAGCCTGCCTTGACCGAGGAAGAGCTGAACAAGAAGTCCACAGCCATTATCGAGGAGTACCTCCATATAAATGACATGAAG GAGGCTCTCCAGTGTGTGCAGGAGTTGAGCAGCACTCAGCTACTGTACGTGTTCGTACGAAACGGACTGGAGTCGACGCTGGAGCGCAGCACCATCGCCAGGGAGCACATGGGCCTGCTTCTGCAGCAGCTCATTAAGAACAACATCCTCCCCACACAGCAGTACTTTAATGG GCTTCAGGAAATCCTGGAGGTGGCTGAAGACATGGCGATAGACATCCCCCACATCTGGCTGTACCTGGCAGAGCTGATCACTCCCATGCTCCATGAGGGAGGCATCCCTATGGGAGAACTTTTCAG GGAGATTTCAAAGCCTTTAATTCCTCTGGGAAAAGCTGGAGTGCTGCTGGTCCAGATCCTCACTTTACTCTGCAAAGAAATG AGCCATAAAAAGGCGGGCACAATGTGGAGGGAGGCTGGCCTCCGGTGGAAAGACTTCCTCCCAGAGGATGTAGACGTCAACAAGTTTGTGACAGAAAAG AATGTGGAGTTCACACTGGGCGACGAGTCAGAGGAGAGCAAAAAGAAGGAACTGAGCTCTGCAGAGCTGACCAAACAGCTGGACAGACTGATCCATGAAAAGGCCGACAACCAGAGGATCTTTGACTGGATTGAG GCCAACCTCGACGAGCAGCAGAGCTCCTCCAACATGTTTGTCAGAGCTCTGATGACCTGCATCTGCCAGTCAGCCGTCATCT GTGAGAACCCCTACAAGGTGGACGGCGAGCAGATCAAGCAGAGGGCCAAGGTGCTGCAGAAATACCTGAAGGACGAACAGAAGGAGCTGCAGGCTCTGTATGccctgcaggccctgatggtgcaGATGGAGCAACCTGCCA ATCTCCTGCGGATGTTCTTTGACACCCTTTACGACGAGGACGTGATCAAAGAGGAGGCATTCTACAAGTGGGAGTCCAGCAAAGACCCCGCTGAGCAGCAGGGCAAGGGCGTGGCCCTCAAGTCCGTCACCGCCTTCTTCACTTGGCTCCGCGAGGCCGAGGACGAGTCGGACAACAGCTAG